In a single window of the Elaeis guineensis isolate ETL-2024a chromosome 4, EG11, whole genome shotgun sequence genome:
- the LOC105043298 gene encoding BTB/POZ domain-containing protein At1g63850 isoform X1, giving the protein MAASAHLKTQSEPHPPRSKRRKRRETTIPTFPYPHVVSSDGGAWCCAASSRPHHHHPPPLPASSASPPYPRRPPPLPPPLELELALAEEPSPSTSHHSPSPARSSPGWASPGATMDTATGTAAFPAHPSCLPCYSKFNSALNAGLLNPMSPPPLDKTRSSPTLFDMMANEQEYQPRASLPPPPPPPPADRAAPFQELMLHERIAEILGSCSPGNQFNDPDSSDVRLTLSSKDGLSVSLNVHHHILVAHSRFFAAKLSDRWSRQQHSLPHIVEISDCDDVEVYIETLRLMYCNDLRRRLMREDVSKVLGILKISAAIEFDAGVLSCLEYLEAAPWGEDEEEKVASLLFQLQLGSSGAGEVLKRVSLEVGPSSANEANSNGGQEILVRLLQVVLEGKDEKARREMKGLVSKMLRENSASYGRGGGCASGGDLSKESLYSACDGCLRLLRHHFLCAAAADLSEAAQIARQADNLHWLLDILIDRQMADEFLRTWAGQAELSEAHSKVPAIHRYEVSRVTARLFVGVGKGQILVSKEARCLLLSTWLEPFYEDFGWMRRACKGLDRHLMEDGLANTILTLPLAMQQEILLAWFERFLNSGDDCPNIQRGFEVWWRRAFWRRNGEPEQPPQLRIAAAVCENS; this is encoded by the exons ATGGCAGCGTCCGCCCACCTCAAAACCCAGTCTGAGCCACACCCCCCGAGATCCAAGCGTCGCAAGCGCCGCGAGACCACCATCCCCACCTTCCCCTACCCCCACGTCGTCTCTTCCGACGGTGGCGCCTGGTGCTGCGCCGCCTCCTCCAGGccccaccaccaccaccccccTCCCTTGCCTGCCTCCTCCGCCTCGCCTCCCTACCCCCGCCGCCCTCCTCCACTTCCGCCACCATTGGAGCTGGAGCTCGCTCTCGCCGAGGAGCCCTCCCCTTCGACTTCCCACCACTCCCCGTCGCCGGCCCGGAGCTCCCCTGGCTGGGCTTCCCCGGGCGCCACCATGGACACTGCCACCGGCACCGCCGCGTTCCCGGCCCACCCCTCGTGCCTCCCTTGCTACAGCAAGTTCAATTCCGCCCTCAACGCGGGGCTCCTGAACCCCATGTCACCCCCGCCCCTCGACAAGACCCGCTCAAGCCCCACCCTCTTCGACATGATGGCCAACGAGCAGGAGTATCAACCACGCGCCTCCCTAccgcctccccctccccctccgccCGCCGACCGCGCCGCCCCCTTCCAGGAGCTCATGCTCCACGAGCGGATCGCGGAGATTCTGGGCAGCTGTAGCCCCGGGAATCAGTTCAATGACCCCGACTCCAGCGACGTCCGGCTCACCCTCAGCTCCAAGGATGGCCTCAGCGTCTCCCTCAACGTCCACCACCACATCCTGGTTGCCCACAGCCGCTTCTTCGCCGCCAAGCTCTCCGATCGTTGGTCCCGCCAGCAGCATTCGCTCCCCCACATCGTTGAGATCTCCGACTGCGACGACGTCGAGGTCTACATCGAGACTCTCCGCCTCATGTACTGCAACGACCTCCGCCGCCGCCTTATGAGGGAGGACGTCTCCAAGGTCCTCGGCATCCTAAAG ATCTCGGCGGCAATCGAGTTCGACGCTGGGGTTTTGTCTTGCCTGGAGTACCTGGAGGCGGCTCCCTGGGGCGAGGACGAGGAGGAGAAGGTGGCCTCCCTGCTCTTCCAGCTCCAACTCGGGAGCTCGGGCGCAGGGGAGGTCCTAAAAAGAGTCTCCTTGGAAGTAGGCCCCTCCTCGGCGAACGAAGCCAACAGCAACGGTGGCCAGGAGATCCTGGTCCGGCTTCTCCAGGTGGTCTTGGAGGGCAAGGACGAGAAGGCACGGCGGGAGATGAAGGGCCTCGTGTCGAAAATGCTCCGGGAGAACAGCGCCTCCTACGGCCGGGGCGGTGGCTGCGCCTCTGGCGGGGACCTCAGCAAGGAGTCCCTCTACTCCGCCTGCGACGGTTGCCTCCGCCTCCTTCGCCACCACTTCCTCTGCGCTGCCGCCGCCGACCTGTCGGAGGCCGCCCAAATAGCCCGCCAGGCCGACAACCTCCACTGGCTCCTTGACATCCTCATCGACCGCCAGATGGCCGACGAGTTCCTCCGGACCTGGGCGGGCCAGGCGGAGCTCTCGGAAGCGCATTCCAAAGTCCCGGCAATCCACCGGTACGAGGTGAGCCGGGTCACAGCCCGGCTCTTTGTGGGGGTGGGCAAGGGCCAGATTTTAGTCTCCAAGGAGGCGAGGTGCTTGCTCTTAAGCACTTGGCTTGAGCCTTTCTACGAGGACTTCGGGTGGATGAGGAGAGCTTGCAAGGGGCTCGACCGCCACTTGATGGAGGACGGGCTGGCCAACACCATTCTGACGCTGCCGCTGGCGATGCAGCAGGAGATCTTGCTGGCCTGGTTCGAACGGTTCCTGAATTCTGGGGACGACTGCCCTAATATCCAGAGGGGTTTCGAGGTGTGGTGGCGGAGGGCTTTCTGGCGGCGGAATGGGGAGCCCGAGCAGCCGCCGCAGCTTAGGATCGCCGCCGCCGTCTGTGAGAATTCCTGA
- the LOC105043298 gene encoding BTB/POZ domain-containing protein At1g63850 isoform X2 has protein sequence MAASAHLKTQSEPHPPRSKRRKRRETTIPTFPYPHVVSSDGGAWCCAASSRPHHHHPPPLPASSASPPYPRRPPPLPPPLELELALAEEPSPSTSHHSPSPARSSPGWASPGATMDTATGTAAFPAHPSCLPCYSKFNSALNAGLLNPMSPPPLDKTRSSPTLFDMMANEQEYQPRASLPPPPPPPPADRAAPFQELMLHERIAEILGSCSPGNQFNDPDSSDVRLTLSSKDGLSVSLNVHHHILVAHSRFFAAKLSDRWSRQQHSLPHIVEISDCDDVEVYIETLRLMYCNDLRRRLMREDVSKVLGILKISAAIEFDAGVLSCLEYLEAAPWGEDEEEKVASLLFQLQLGSSGAGEVLKRVSLEVGPSSANEANSNGGQEILVRLLQVVLEGKDEKARREMKGLVSKMLRENSASYGRGGGCASGGDLSKESLYSACDGCLRLLRHHFLCAAAADLSEAAQIARQADNLHWLLDILIDRQMADEFLRTWAGQAELSEAHSKVPAIHRYEVSRVTARLFVGVGKGQILVSKEARCLLLSTWLEPFYEDFGWMRRACKGLDRHLMEDGLANTILTLPLAMQQEILLAWFERFLNSGDDCPNIQRGFEVWWRRAFWRRNGEPEQPPQLRIAAAV, from the exons ATGGCAGCGTCCGCCCACCTCAAAACCCAGTCTGAGCCACACCCCCCGAGATCCAAGCGTCGCAAGCGCCGCGAGACCACCATCCCCACCTTCCCCTACCCCCACGTCGTCTCTTCCGACGGTGGCGCCTGGTGCTGCGCCGCCTCCTCCAGGccccaccaccaccaccccccTCCCTTGCCTGCCTCCTCCGCCTCGCCTCCCTACCCCCGCCGCCCTCCTCCACTTCCGCCACCATTGGAGCTGGAGCTCGCTCTCGCCGAGGAGCCCTCCCCTTCGACTTCCCACCACTCCCCGTCGCCGGCCCGGAGCTCCCCTGGCTGGGCTTCCCCGGGCGCCACCATGGACACTGCCACCGGCACCGCCGCGTTCCCGGCCCACCCCTCGTGCCTCCCTTGCTACAGCAAGTTCAATTCCGCCCTCAACGCGGGGCTCCTGAACCCCATGTCACCCCCGCCCCTCGACAAGACCCGCTCAAGCCCCACCCTCTTCGACATGATGGCCAACGAGCAGGAGTATCAACCACGCGCCTCCCTAccgcctccccctccccctccgccCGCCGACCGCGCCGCCCCCTTCCAGGAGCTCATGCTCCACGAGCGGATCGCGGAGATTCTGGGCAGCTGTAGCCCCGGGAATCAGTTCAATGACCCCGACTCCAGCGACGTCCGGCTCACCCTCAGCTCCAAGGATGGCCTCAGCGTCTCCCTCAACGTCCACCACCACATCCTGGTTGCCCACAGCCGCTTCTTCGCCGCCAAGCTCTCCGATCGTTGGTCCCGCCAGCAGCATTCGCTCCCCCACATCGTTGAGATCTCCGACTGCGACGACGTCGAGGTCTACATCGAGACTCTCCGCCTCATGTACTGCAACGACCTCCGCCGCCGCCTTATGAGGGAGGACGTCTCCAAGGTCCTCGGCATCCTAAAG ATCTCGGCGGCAATCGAGTTCGACGCTGGGGTTTTGTCTTGCCTGGAGTACCTGGAGGCGGCTCCCTGGGGCGAGGACGAGGAGGAGAAGGTGGCCTCCCTGCTCTTCCAGCTCCAACTCGGGAGCTCGGGCGCAGGGGAGGTCCTAAAAAGAGTCTCCTTGGAAGTAGGCCCCTCCTCGGCGAACGAAGCCAACAGCAACGGTGGCCAGGAGATCCTGGTCCGGCTTCTCCAGGTGGTCTTGGAGGGCAAGGACGAGAAGGCACGGCGGGAGATGAAGGGCCTCGTGTCGAAAATGCTCCGGGAGAACAGCGCCTCCTACGGCCGGGGCGGTGGCTGCGCCTCTGGCGGGGACCTCAGCAAGGAGTCCCTCTACTCCGCCTGCGACGGTTGCCTCCGCCTCCTTCGCCACCACTTCCTCTGCGCTGCCGCCGCCGACCTGTCGGAGGCCGCCCAAATAGCCCGCCAGGCCGACAACCTCCACTGGCTCCTTGACATCCTCATCGACCGCCAGATGGCCGACGAGTTCCTCCGGACCTGGGCGGGCCAGGCGGAGCTCTCGGAAGCGCATTCCAAAGTCCCGGCAATCCACCGGTACGAGGTGAGCCGGGTCACAGCCCGGCTCTTTGTGGGGGTGGGCAAGGGCCAGATTTTAGTCTCCAAGGAGGCGAGGTGCTTGCTCTTAAGCACTTGGCTTGAGCCTTTCTACGAGGACTTCGGGTGGATGAGGAGAGCTTGCAAGGGGCTCGACCGCCACTTGATGGAGGACGGGCTGGCCAACACCATTCTGACGCTGCCGCTGGCGATGCAGCAGGAGATCTTGCTGGCCTGGTTCGAACGGTTCCTGAATTCTGGGGACGACTGCCCTAATATCCAGAGGGGTTTCGAGGTGTGGTGGCGGAGGGCTTTCTGGCGGCGGAATGGGGAGCCCGAGCAGCCGCCGCAGCTTAGGATCGCCGCCGCCGTCT GA